The nucleotide sequence CGAAGGGGATGGCGGCGGCGATGAATTTGGTGCCGTCCACCACCGAGCCGCCGCCGACCGCCAGCAGGAAATCGACCTTCTCCCTCCGGGCCAGCTCGACCGCCTGCATCAGTGTTTCATAGGTCGGATTGGGTTCGATGCCGGCGAACTCGTGGATGGTCCGGCCCGCCAGCGCCTGCATGACCTGTTCGTAAACGCCATTTTGCTTGATGCTGCCCCCACCGTAGGTCAGCAGGATGTGCTGGTCCTTGGGAATCTCCTTGGCTATGGTGGCGATCTGGCCCTTGCCGAACAGGATTTTGGTCGGATTGTAAAAGCTGAAGTTGAGCATGGCGCATCTCCTTGAAGGGGGATCAATCGGCGACGTGAAGGACGATCTTGCCGCGCGCGTGGCCGCCCTGGCTGATGGCGTGCCCCTGGCGGGCCTCGGCCAGCGGCAAGACGGTATGGATGATCGGTTTCATTTTACCTTCGTCGATCAATTGGGCGATGGCGCTCAACTGCTCGCCATCGGCGTGGATGAACACGAAGGCCCGACGCACGCCACGTTCGGCGGCGGTTTCCTTCGACGGCGGGCTGACCACCGACACCAAGATTCCACCGGGTTTCAACACTTGCCAAGACCGCTCCTGAGTGTCACCGCCGATGGTGTCGAACACCACATCCACTGCCTTGACCGCATCCTCGAAGCGGGTTTTGGTATAGTCGATGAATTCATCAGCGCCGAGTTCGGTCACCAACCCGCGGTTGACCGCCGAGGCGGTGGCGATCACCCGCGCGCCGCGCGCCTTGGCCAGTTGCACCGCCAGACTGCCGACCCCACCGGCGGCGGCGTGAATCAACACGGTTTGGCCGGTTTGCAGATCGGCGGCGTCCACCAGCGCTTGCCAGGCGGTCAGCGCGGCGAGCGGCACGGCGGCGGCGTGGAGGTGATCGAGCGAGGAGGGTTTGCGGGTGGCTTCGCTGGCCTTGACCGCGATATATTCGGCATAACCGCCGTCGCGCTCGATATTGGGCCTGACATAAATCTCGTCGCCCACTCGAAAACCGGCGGCTTCGGGGCCGACCTCGACCACCTCGCCGGAAACGTCCCAACCGAGCACCAGCGGCAGCTTGTGTTGCAACGCGCTCTGTAAATAGCCTTCGCGGATTTTCCAATCCACCGGGTTGATCGCCGCCGCCCGTACCCGAATCAGAATGTCGTCGGGGTTGAGCTTCGGCATCGCGACGTCTTCGTAATGCAACACCTCAAGGCCGCCATAAGCGTGAATGCGCACAGCTTTCATGGTCAACGTCATGCAAATTCTCCAGAAGCGATCATCAGAGGCAGCTTCTACCATGACCGATTAAACAATTGCCTGACTGAAAACATTCGGCAACCATTAGCCCCTGTCATTCTGCTAGGGTCTTGCGATGTTTTCCACCCCGCCGCGTTTTGCCGAAAGGAGTCGCATCATGCAGCTCAAGGTCGTTTCCGCTCTGTTGAGTGCCGCGTTGGCGCTGAGCGGCTGCGATAAACCTCCGCGCGCGTCGCTCGTTGCGGCCGTGCGCCCGGTGCTGGTGCGGCCGGTGGTGGCCGGGAGCGCGGCTCCGGTGGTGTATTCCGGGGAAGTGCGCGCCCGCCGCGAATCGGATCTGGCGTTTCGGGTGCCCGGCAAGATCGTGGCCCGTCTGGTCGATGTCGGCGCGCGGGTGGAGCCCGGCAAAGCGCTCGCCCGGCTGGATCCCGCCGATCTGCGGCTCAACGCCGACGCGGCGCGGGCGCAGCTGGCCGCCGCC is from Candidatus Competibacteraceae bacterium and encodes:
- a CDS encoding NADP-dependent oxidoreductase yields the protein MKAVRIHAYGGLEVLHYEDVAMPKLNPDDILIRVRAAAINPVDWKIREGYLQSALQHKLPLVLGWDVSGEVVEVGPEAAGFRVGDEIYVRPNIERDGGYAEYIAVKASEATRKPSSLDHLHAAAVPLAALTAWQALVDAADLQTGQTVLIHAAAGGVGSLAVQLAKARGARVIATASAVNRGLVTELGADEFIDYTKTRFEDAVKAVDVVFDTIGGDTQERSWQVLKPGGILVSVVSPPSKETAAERGVRRAFVFIHADGEQLSAIAQLIDEGKMKPIIHTVLPLAEARQGHAISQGGHARGKIVLHVAD